In the Propionispora vibrioides genome, one interval contains:
- a CDS encoding polynucleotide adenylyltransferase yields MNEDKLSEREFAQIIADHGGRLYRVGGCVRDAFLGKMPKDIDFCITGMVKKQFKQLFPAAEEQGKSFPVFRLLVDGVWCEAAFARTERKEGSGYKGFVIRSNPKVTIEEDLFRRDTTVNSIAVDCLNGQVVDPFQGRADIAGKLLRATSVHFAEDPVRALRLAGQAARLTFAVEPATLTLAGQVAGELAQEPPERLLAELTKVLTDAAEPDRFFQVLAAADLLRVAFGELAALPPASFAASMANLQAVARVTAKPKLRFAVFGLKLAEEDLLRWNERMTLPGEWLKAALTLGKVAALLSEPAPDQIVQALQLLGRGVLPVEEFDLISRAVAASYSQLSPFKAALATLPRETAPPGLSGREQGQWIKQRQIEAIAKLL; encoded by the coding sequence ATGAATGAGGACAAGTTGAGTGAAAGGGAGTTTGCCCAAATTATTGCCGATCATGGCGGACGGCTGTATCGGGTCGGTGGCTGTGTCCGGGATGCCTTTTTAGGGAAAATGCCTAAGGATATTGACTTTTGTATCACCGGTATGGTCAAGAAGCAGTTTAAGCAACTGTTTCCGGCCGCCGAGGAGCAGGGAAAATCTTTTCCGGTTTTCCGGCTGCTGGTGGACGGGGTCTGGTGTGAAGCAGCCTTTGCCCGGACTGAACGTAAAGAGGGCAGTGGCTATAAAGGTTTTGTTATCCGTTCTAATCCCAAGGTGACGATCGAAGAGGACTTGTTTCGGCGGGATACCACTGTTAACTCTATCGCTGTTGACTGCCTCAACGGTCAGGTTGTCGATCCCTTCCAAGGCCGGGCGGATATTGCCGGGAAATTATTGCGGGCGACCAGTGTTCATTTTGCTGAGGACCCGGTGCGGGCGCTGCGCCTGGCCGGGCAGGCGGCCCGGCTTACGTTTGCTGTTGAGCCGGCTACGCTGACGCTGGCCGGTCAGGTTGCCGGTGAATTGGCGCAGGAACCGCCGGAACGGCTGCTGGCGGAACTGACGAAAGTATTGACTGATGCCGCCGAACCGGACCGGTTCTTTCAGGTGCTGGCGGCAGCGGATTTGCTAAGAGTTGCGTTTGGCGAACTGGCCGCTTTGCCGCCGGCTAGTTTCGCCGCTTCTATGGCCAACCTCCAGGCGGTAGCCCGAGTGACGGCCAAGCCGAAGCTGCGGTTTGCCGTATTCGGTCTGAAACTGGCGGAGGAAGACTTGCTCCGCTGGAACGAACGGATGACCTTGCCGGGAGAATGGCTCAAGGCGGCGCTGACATTGGGTAAAGTGGCAGCACTGCTCAGCGAGCCGGCGCCTGACCAGATTGTCCAGGCCCTGCAGCTTTTGGGACGGGGCGTATTGCCGGTGGAGGAGTTTGATCTGATCAGCCGGGCTGTCGCCGCATCTTATTCCCAGTTAAGCCCGTTTAAGGCGGCCCTGGCAACTCTGCCCCGCGAAACCGCGCCGCCCGGACTGTCAGGCCGCGAACAAGGCCAGTGGATAAAACAACGCCAAATAGAGGCTATAGCCAAACTACTATAA
- a CDS encoding amino acid ABC transporter ATP-binding protein, producing MKIIEAYNIHKQFQKLEVLKGVSLTVEQGEVVAIIGPSGSGKSTFLRCLNHLETIDRGTIKIAGETMVAAERDGDGGYVSEAAIRRICGKMGMVFQQFNLFPHLTVLENLIEAPLLVQQARREAIIPEAELLLRKVGLVEKRDSYPSRLSGGQKQRVAIARALAMKPEIMLFDEPTSALDPELTGEVLKAMRQLAEEHMTMLVVTHEMGFAREVANRVIFMDNGEIVEEGLPEKIFTAPSHPRTQAFLERML from the coding sequence ATGAAAATCATTGAGGCATATAATATTCATAAACAATTTCAGAAGCTGGAAGTGCTAAAGGGAGTTTCTCTGACGGTGGAGCAGGGAGAGGTCGTGGCGATTATCGGACCTTCGGGTTCGGGGAAAAGTACGTTCTTGCGCTGTTTAAACCATTTGGAAACCATCGACCGGGGAACAATCAAAATAGCAGGCGAAACAATGGTTGCCGCCGAACGGGACGGTGACGGCGGCTATGTCTCAGAGGCGGCGATCCGGCGCATTTGCGGCAAAATGGGGATGGTGTTCCAGCAGTTTAACCTGTTTCCCCATCTGACGGTGCTGGAAAATCTGATTGAAGCGCCGCTGCTGGTTCAGCAGGCGCGGCGGGAAGCTATCATCCCGGAAGCGGAGCTATTATTGCGTAAGGTCGGGCTGGTTGAAAAACGGGACAGTTATCCGTCAAGGCTGTCGGGCGGGCAGAAACAGCGGGTCGCCATAGCCAGGGCATTGGCGATGAAGCCAGAGATCATGCTGTTTGATGAGCCTACGTCGGCACTTGACCCGGAACTGACCGGCGAGGTGTTGAAGGCCATGCGGCAATTGGCGGAGGAACATATGACCATGCTGGTAGTAACCCATGAAATGGGCTTTGCCCGTGAGGTAGCCAACCGGGTCATCTTTATGGATAATGGCGAGATTGTCGAGGAAGGGCTGCCGGAAAAAATATTTACAGCACCTTCCCATCCACGTACCCAGGCTTTTTTGGAACGGATGCTATAA
- a CDS encoding amino acid ABC transporter permease codes for MQYVGTIIGPMLDGTVVTLKMFFITIILALPLGLLLALGRISRYRFLRGGVGFYIWLLRGTPLMLQLLFVYFALPLLPYVGIRLDDFPAAVLAFVLNYAAYFAEIFRAGIQSINRGQYEGAKVLGMNYVQTMRRIVLPQVIRRVLPPVSNETITLVKDTSLIYVLAMNDLLRTARAIVQRDFSTTPFLVAAAFYLAMTLVLTWLFQKLEQRYAAYDE; via the coding sequence ATGCAATATGTGGGGACAATTATTGGACCGATGCTCGACGGGACAGTGGTAACGCTGAAAATGTTCTTTATCACCATTATCCTGGCTCTGCCGCTGGGCTTATTACTGGCCTTGGGGCGCATTTCCCGCTACAGGTTTTTACGCGGCGGGGTCGGCTTTTATATCTGGCTGCTGCGCGGTACACCGCTGATGCTGCAGCTATTGTTTGTTTATTTTGCTTTGCCGCTGCTGCCCTATGTCGGAATCCGGCTGGATGATTTTCCGGCGGCCGTACTGGCCTTTGTCTTAAACTACGCCGCTTATTTTGCCGAGATTTTCCGGGCCGGCATTCAGTCGATCAATCGCGGACAATATGAGGGTGCCAAGGTGCTGGGCATGAACTATGTACAGACCATGCGGCGCATCGTGCTGCCTCAGGTCATTCGCCGTGTGCTGCCGCCGGTCAGCAACGAAACGATTACGCTGGTCAAGGATACTTCGCTGATTTACGTGCTGGCGATGAACGATTTGCTGCGTACTGCCCGGGCCATTGTGCAGCGGGATTTTTCCACCACGCCTTTTCTGGTGGCGGCGGCCTTTTACCTGGCCATGACGCTGGTACTTACCTGGTTATTCCAAAAACTGGAGCAGCGCTATGCTGCGTATGATGAGTAG
- a CDS encoding amino acid ABC transporter substrate-binding protein has translation MKKWLCAALGLLMFGLLAAGCGNSGPKKIVVGLDDNFPPMGFRDENNEIVGFDIDMAKEAAKRAGLEVEFKPIDWSSKEAELNGKRVDVLWNGLTITEKRKENIAFTKPYMENHQIIIVNANSPIKTKADLAGQVVGTQDGSSSVEALEKEEAVLKSFKELKKYGDYVAALMDLKAGRLGAVVVDEVVGRYYIAKKPGEYTVLNDNFGTEEYGVGLRKDDNALLDKLQKAMDDMKKDGTSGKISQKWFGAEIVK, from the coding sequence TTGAAAAAATGGTTGTGTGCGGCGCTTGGTTTACTGATGTTCGGGCTATTGGCGGCGGGCTGTGGCAATAGCGGACCGAAAAAGATCGTGGTGGGACTGGACGACAATTTCCCGCCCATGGGTTTTCGGGATGAGAACAATGAGATCGTAGGTTTTGATATTGATATGGCTAAGGAAGCTGCTAAGCGGGCCGGTTTGGAAGTGGAGTTCAAACCGATTGACTGGAGCAGCAAGGAAGCAGAGTTGAACGGCAAACGGGTGGATGTTTTGTGGAATGGCTTGACGATTACAGAAAAACGCAAGGAAAATATTGCGTTTACCAAGCCCTATATGGAAAATCACCAAATCATTATCGTAAATGCCAACTCGCCGATTAAAACCAAGGCTGATTTAGCCGGTCAGGTGGTCGGTACCCAGGATGGAAGCAGCAGTGTGGAAGCCCTGGAAAAAGAGGAAGCTGTCCTGAAATCCTTTAAGGAACTGAAAAAATACGGTGACTATGTAGCTGCTCTGATGGATCTGAAAGCAGGCCGCCTGGGCGCTGTGGTTGTGGATGAAGTGGTCGGCCGCTATTACATCGCGAAAAAGCCCGGTGAATACACGGTGTTAAACGATAATTTCGGAACGGAAGAATACGGTGTGGGGCTGCGCAAGGACGACAATGCATTGCTGGATAAGCTGCAAAAAGCGATGGATGATATGAAAAAGGACGGAACGTCCGGCAAGATTTCACAGAAATGGTTTGGCGCGGAAATCGTAAAGTAG
- the ygiD gene encoding 4,5-DOPA dioxygenase extradiol, whose translation MKMPVLFIGHGSPVNILEDNLYTKSLVKLGKRLPVPQAILVVSAHWQTEGSYVTASAQPETIYDFYGFPQELYQVSYACPGSPATADLVETVTAGMVCRDACRGIDHAAWAVLKHMYPAADIPVLEMSLDVNKSPCEHYELGKRLAPLREQGVLIMGSGNIVHNLRRARFSQLYGGAYAWTLAFDGLVEAALLAGDHDSLIHYEKLPQAELAVPTDEHFLPLLYAAALQEADDTLKFTCKDMQNGSISMRGLVYSAPKED comes from the coding sequence ATGAAAATGCCGGTTTTGTTTATCGGCCATGGCTCGCCGGTCAATATTCTGGAAGACAATCTGTATACCAAAAGCCTGGTAAAACTGGGCAAACGCCTGCCTGTGCCGCAGGCCATACTGGTTGTATCGGCTCACTGGCAGACTGAGGGCAGTTATGTGACAGCTTCGGCGCAGCCGGAGACCATATATGACTTTTATGGCTTCCCTCAGGAATTGTACCAGGTGAGTTATGCCTGTCCCGGTTCGCCGGCTACGGCAGACTTGGTAGAGACGGTGACAGCGGGGATGGTCTGTCGCGATGCCTGCCGCGGCATTGATCACGCTGCCTGGGCGGTGCTCAAACATATGTATCCGGCCGCCGATATTCCGGTTCTGGAAATGAGTCTGGACGTCAACAAGTCGCCCTGTGAGCACTATGAGTTGGGAAAACGTCTGGCACCTTTACGGGAACAGGGAGTGCTAATCATGGGCAGCGGCAATATTGTCCACAATTTACGGCGGGCAAGATTTTCCCAGTTGTATGGCGGAGCTTACGCCTGGACGTTAGCCTTTGACGGTCTGGTAGAGGCGGCTTTGCTTGCCGGCGACCATGACAGCCTGATTCATTATGAAAAGCTGCCGCAGGCTGAATTGGCCGTCCCTACGGATGAGCATTTTCTGCCTTTACTGTATGCTGCCGCTTTACAGGAAGCGGACGATACGCTGAAATTTACCTGCAAGGATATGCAAAATGGCTCTATTTCGATGCGGGGATTGGTATACAGTGCGCCTAAGGAGGACTAA